Proteins encoded in a region of the Streptomyces sp. NBC_00258 genome:
- the paaC gene encoding 1,2-phenylacetyl-CoA epoxidase subunit PaaC: MSDDHVYMTLAEGHEDDARWAYGTGFEDPLHGVDTTVPEGVDVGRLAADCVALADDALVSAQRLAEWTTRAPELEEEVALANIGLDLLGQARLLYARAGQVDGTGRDEDAYAYFRDAEDFRNVRLAELPGGDFAFSIVRLLVLSSWRLAHFEQLSSHPDPVLAAIAAKGVKELTYHRQYAAEWAVRLGDGTDESCRRTRRAMEQVAPYFGELFTAYDVRDEVVAVLRQVTEAAGLPMPVYRPLPGAGRGGEHTEHLAPLLAELQSVARAHPEATW, translated from the coding sequence ATGAGTGACGACCACGTCTACATGACCCTCGCCGAGGGACACGAGGACGACGCCCGCTGGGCCTACGGCACCGGCTTCGAGGACCCGCTGCACGGCGTGGACACCACCGTGCCCGAGGGCGTCGACGTCGGCCGGCTGGCCGCGGACTGCGTGGCACTCGCCGACGACGCGCTGGTCTCAGCGCAGCGGCTGGCCGAGTGGACCACCCGCGCCCCGGAGCTGGAGGAAGAGGTCGCGCTGGCCAACATCGGCCTCGACCTCCTCGGCCAGGCCCGTCTGCTGTACGCACGCGCCGGGCAGGTCGACGGCACCGGGCGCGACGAGGACGCGTACGCCTACTTCCGGGACGCGGAGGACTTCAGGAACGTGCGCCTGGCCGAACTCCCGGGCGGGGACTTCGCGTTCTCGATCGTGCGGCTGCTGGTCCTGTCCAGCTGGCGCCTCGCGCACTTCGAGCAGCTCTCGTCGCACCCCGACCCCGTCCTCGCGGCCATCGCCGCCAAGGGCGTCAAGGAGCTGACGTACCACCGGCAGTACGCGGCCGAGTGGGCGGTGCGTCTCGGTGACGGCACGGACGAGTCGTGCCGCCGGACGCGCAGGGCCATGGAGCAGGTCGCCCCGTATTTCGGCGAGTTGTTCACGGCGTACGACGTGCGGGACGAGGTGGTCGCCGTGCTGCGGCAGGTCACCGAGGCGGCCGGGCTGCCCATGCCCGTGTACCGGCCGCTGCCCGGCGCCGGTCGCGGCGGGGAGCACACCGAGCATCTCGCGCCGCTGCTGGCCGAGTTGCAGAGCGTGGCCCGTGCACACCCGGAGGCGACATGGTGA
- the paaD gene encoding 1,2-phenylacetyl-CoA epoxidase subunit PaaD, with protein MVTVLTDVRHARHIAEQVPDPELPMLTLADLGVLRGVGMTGDGTVVASLTPTYSGCPAMAEMRADVAARLRRAGYARVEIRTVLDPPWTSDWITPEGRRKLAEHGIAPPGAAPRRAAGPVPLVLSPVRRTVECPRCGSADTEETSRFAATSCKALWRCLACREPFEYVKEI; from the coding sequence ATGGTGACCGTACTGACGGACGTGCGGCACGCCCGGCACATCGCCGAGCAGGTGCCGGATCCCGAACTGCCCATGCTGACCCTCGCCGACCTCGGCGTCCTGCGCGGTGTCGGGATGACCGGCGACGGGACGGTGGTCGCGAGTCTGACGCCGACCTACTCCGGCTGCCCGGCGATGGCCGAGATGCGCGCGGACGTGGCGGCACGGCTGCGTCGTGCGGGCTATGCGCGTGTCGAGATCCGTACGGTCCTCGACCCGCCGTGGACGAGTGACTGGATCACCCCGGAGGGCCGTCGCAAGCTCGCCGAGCACGGCATCGCGCCGCCCGGCGCCGCACCCCGCCGCGCCGCCGGCCCCGTTCCGCTCGTGCTGTCGCCCGTCCGGCGCACGGTGGAGTGCCCCCGCTGCGGTTCGGCGGACACCGAGGAGACCTCCCGTTTCGCCGCCACGTCCTGCAAGGCGCTGTGGCGCTGCCTCGCCTGCCGCGAGCCGTTCGAGTACGTCAAGGAGATCTGA
- the paaE gene encoding 1,2-phenylacetyl-CoA epoxidase subunit PaaE produces the protein MEGLTEEPMGGLKDPAAPTAASSPAAAAVAGPASGPAARPRVRTRRPVFHALRIASVQPLCEDAAAVSFEIPEELAEEFAFAPGQSLTLRREIDGRDERRSYSICSPAGSVPRIGVRVVPGGLFSAWLVQDVRPGDTVEVMAPTGFFTPDLTVHGHHVLIAAGSGITPMVSIAESVLAAAPPSTVTLFYGNRRTGTVMFADELADLKDLYPARFQLAHVLSREPREAEVLSGRLDAERLSALVGALVDVKGADHWWLCGPHGMVRDAQAVLTGLGVPADRVHQELFYADEEPVREVRHEEAATEGAVSQVTITLDGRSTTAALARDRSILDGAQKTRPDLPFACKGGVCGTCRALVTDGKADMRRNFALETSEVDAGYVLTCQSYPVSETLTVDYDS, from the coding sequence ATGGAAGGCCTGACGGAAGAGCCGATGGGAGGCCTGAAGGATCCGGCGGCGCCGACCGCCGCCTCAAGCCCTGCTGCCGCTGCCGTTGCCGGTCCCGCGTCCGGCCCGGCGGCGCGTCCGCGCGTACGCACCCGCCGTCCGGTCTTCCACGCCCTGCGCATCGCCTCCGTACAGCCGCTGTGCGAGGACGCGGCGGCCGTCAGCTTCGAGATCCCGGAGGAGCTGGCCGAGGAGTTCGCCTTCGCGCCCGGACAGTCGCTCACGCTGCGGCGCGAGATCGACGGACGGGACGAGCGGCGCTCGTACTCGATCTGCTCTCCGGCCGGTTCGGTGCCGCGCATCGGGGTGCGGGTGGTGCCGGGCGGGCTGTTCTCGGCATGGCTCGTACAGGACGTACGCCCCGGTGACACCGTCGAGGTGATGGCCCCCACCGGTTTCTTCACGCCCGACCTCACCGTGCACGGCCATCACGTGCTGATCGCTGCGGGCTCCGGTATCACGCCCATGGTGTCCATCGCGGAGTCCGTCCTGGCCGCGGCCCCCCCCTCCACGGTCACCCTCTTCTACGGCAACCGACGCACCGGCACCGTGATGTTCGCCGACGAGCTGGCGGACCTGAAGGACCTGTACCCGGCCCGTTTCCAGCTCGCCCATGTGCTGTCGCGCGAGCCCCGGGAGGCCGAGGTGCTCTCCGGCCGCCTCGACGCCGAGCGGCTCTCGGCGCTCGTCGGCGCCCTGGTCGACGTGAAGGGGGCCGACCACTGGTGGCTGTGCGGCCCGCACGGCATGGTCCGCGACGCCCAGGCGGTACTCACCGGTCTCGGAGTGCCGGCCGACCGCGTCCATCAGGAGCTGTTCTACGCCGACGAGGAGCCCGTACGGGAGGTGCGCCACGAGGAGGCCGCAACCGAGGGGGCCGTCAGTCAGGTGACCATCACCCTCGACGGACGCTCCACCACCGCCGCTCTCGCCCGGGACCGGAGCATTCTCGACGGCGCCCAGAAGACCCGCCCCGACCTGCCGTTCGCCTGCAAGGGCGGTGTCTGCGGCACCTGCCGGGCGCTGGTCACCGACGGCAAGGCCGACATGCGTCGCAACTTCGCCCTCGAAACCTCCGAGGTCGACGCGGGGTACGTCCTCACGTGCCAGTCGTATCCGGTCTCGGAGACACTGACCGTCGACTACGACAGCTGA
- a CDS encoding FAD-dependent oxidoreductase has protein sequence MSRPLRVAIVGAGPAGIYAADALLKSAVAVEPGVSIDLFERMPAPFGLIRYGVAPDHPRIKGIINALHQVLDKPQIRLFGNVDYPGDINLDDLRAFYDAVIFSTGATADRALDIAGIDLDGSYGAADFVSWYDGHPDVPRTWPLEAEKVAVLGVGNVALDVARILAKTADELLPTEIPANVYDGIKANKALEVHVFGRRGPAQAKFSPMELRELDHSPNIEVIVDPEDIDYDDGSIATRRGNKQADMVAKTLENWAIRDVGDRPHKLFLHFFESPTEILGEDGKVVGLRTERTALDGTGNVKGTGEFKDWDLGAVYRAVGYLSDKLPKLPWDVETGTVPDKAGRVMEETGEHLQSAYVTGWIRRGPVGLIGHTKGDANETVASLLDDHANGRLHTPVSPGPEAVDAFLAERDVRFTTWDGWYRLDAAEKALGEPQGRERVKLVEREEMLRASGA, from the coding sequence ATGTCTCGCCCCCTGCGGGTAGCCATAGTCGGAGCCGGCCCCGCCGGGATCTACGCCGCCGACGCGCTGTTGAAGTCCGCAGTGGCCGTCGAGCCCGGCGTGTCCATCGACCTCTTCGAGCGGATGCCGGCCCCGTTCGGCCTGATCCGCTACGGCGTCGCCCCCGACCACCCGCGCATCAAGGGCATCATCAACGCCCTGCACCAGGTGCTCGACAAGCCGCAGATCCGCCTTTTCGGCAACGTCGACTACCCGGGCGACATCAACCTGGACGACCTGCGTGCCTTCTACGACGCGGTGATCTTCTCCACGGGCGCCACGGCCGACCGGGCCCTCGACATAGCCGGCATCGACCTCGACGGCTCGTACGGCGCGGCGGACTTCGTCTCCTGGTACGACGGGCACCCGGACGTGCCGCGGACCTGGCCGCTCGAGGCGGAGAAGGTCGCCGTCCTCGGTGTCGGCAACGTCGCGCTCGACGTGGCGCGCATCCTCGCCAAGACCGCCGACGAACTGCTGCCGACCGAGATCCCGGCGAACGTGTACGACGGCATCAAGGCCAACAAGGCCCTTGAGGTCCACGTTTTCGGCCGCCGTGGCCCGGCGCAGGCGAAGTTCAGCCCGATGGAGCTGCGGGAGCTGGACCACTCCCCGAACATCGAGGTCATCGTCGACCCCGAGGACATCGACTACGACGACGGCTCGATCGCCACCCGGCGGGGCAACAAGCAGGCCGACATGGTCGCCAAGACCCTGGAGAACTGGGCCATCCGCGACGTCGGCGACCGGCCGCACAAGCTGTTCCTGCACTTCTTCGAGTCGCCGACCGAGATCCTCGGCGAGGACGGCAAGGTCGTCGGCCTGCGTACCGAGCGCACCGCTCTCGACGGCACCGGCAACGTCAAGGGCACCGGCGAGTTCAAGGACTGGGACCTCGGCGCGGTGTACCGGGCCGTCGGTTACCTCTCCGACAAGCTGCCGAAGCTGCCCTGGGACGTCGAGACGGGCACCGTCCCGGACAAGGCCGGCCGTGTGATGGAGGAGACCGGCGAGCACCTGCAGTCGGCGTACGTCACCGGCTGGATCAGGCGCGGGCCCGTCGGTCTGATCGGCCACACCAAGGGTGACGCCAACGAGACGGTCGCCAGCCTGCTGGACGACCACGCCAACGGCCGTTTGCACACGCCTGTTTCGCCCGGTCCGGAGGCCGTGGACGCGTTCCTCGCCGAGCGGGACGTCCGCTTCACCACGTGGGACGGCTGGTACCGCCTGGACGCCGCGGAGAAGGCGCTGGGTGAGCCCCAGGGCCGCGAGCGCGTGAAGCTCGTCGAGCGCGAGGAGATGCTCAGGGCGAGCGGCGCGTAA
- a CDS encoding SDR family oxidoreductase — MTAIEGSVVLVTGGSRGIGKALVEGLFERGAKKVYATARDPRTVTHPRAVPLALEVTDPASVAAAAEQAGDVTILINNAGVSVNASFLEAPVEDVRRDFETNFYGPLLTARAFVPVIERNGGGHILNVHSVLSWIGLAGSYSASKAAVWSQTNSLRLDLKPRGIGVTGLHVGYVDTDMTAKIDAPKASPEDVASQALDGIESGAFEVLADDLSRQVKSGLSADLSVLYPQLVA, encoded by the coding sequence ATGACTGCGATCGAGGGTTCCGTCGTCCTGGTGACCGGCGGCAGCAGGGGGATCGGCAAGGCGCTGGTGGAAGGGCTTTTCGAGCGGGGCGCGAAGAAGGTGTACGCCACGGCCCGCGATCCCCGGACGGTCACGCATCCCCGGGCGGTCCCGCTGGCGCTGGAGGTCACCGACCCCGCGTCCGTCGCGGCGGCGGCCGAGCAGGCCGGCGACGTCACCATCCTGATCAACAACGCCGGGGTCTCCGTCAACGCGTCCTTCCTGGAGGCGCCGGTCGAGGACGTGCGCCGGGACTTCGAGACGAACTTCTACGGACCGCTGCTCACCGCGCGGGCGTTCGTCCCGGTCATCGAGCGCAACGGCGGCGGCCACATCCTGAACGTCCACTCCGTGCTGTCGTGGATCGGCCTCGCCGGTTCGTACAGCGCGTCCAAGGCCGCGGTCTGGTCCCAGACCAACTCCCTGCGGCTCGACCTCAAGCCGCGCGGGATCGGCGTCACCGGGCTCCACGTCGGATACGTCGACACGGACATGACGGCGAAGATCGACGCCCCCAAGGCCTCGCCCGAGGATGTGGCCTCGCAGGCGCTCGACGGCATCGAGAGCGGGGCGTTCGAGGTGCTGGCCGACGACCTGTCCCGTCAGGTGAAGTCCGGGCTGTCCGCGGATCTGTCGGTGCTGTATCCGCAGCTCGTCGCTTAG
- a CDS encoding TetR/AcrR family transcriptional regulator, translating into MASTDKTSTRDRLLDAAMELFYRDGVSIGVEALCRAAGVSKRSMYQLYAGKDEVLAASLERRAPEYARLLDIGAEDSRPPRARILHIFELLEQASTKDDYRGCPYLSAMVELKNPEHPASVVALRVKGSLTEAFRVEAERGGARDPQLLARQLTLVFDGASARAGAKAETLDGLTTTTATALLDAAGVA; encoded by the coding sequence ATGGCCAGTACGGACAAGACATCCACGAGGGACCGGCTGCTCGACGCGGCCATGGAGCTCTTCTACCGCGACGGCGTCTCCATCGGAGTCGAGGCGCTGTGCCGGGCCGCAGGGGTGTCCAAGCGCTCGATGTACCAGCTCTACGCCGGCAAGGACGAGGTGCTCGCGGCGAGCCTGGAGCGGCGTGCGCCGGAGTATGCGCGGCTGCTGGACATCGGCGCCGAGGACAGCCGGCCGCCTCGTGCCCGGATCCTGCACATCTTCGAGTTGCTGGAGCAGGCCTCGACGAAGGACGACTACCGAGGCTGCCCGTACCTGTCCGCCATGGTCGAACTCAAGAACCCCGAGCATCCGGCGAGCGTCGTCGCACTGCGGGTCAAGGGCTCCCTGACCGAGGCCTTCCGGGTCGAGGCCGAGCGCGGCGGCGCCCGCGACCCCCAGCTCCTCGCCCGCCAGCTCACCCTCGTCTTCGACGGAGCAAGCGCCCGCGCCGGCGCAAAGGCAGAAACCCTGGACGGCCTGACCACAACAACGGCAACGGCCCTGCTAGACGCGGCAGGCGTCGCATAG
- a CDS encoding HAD family hydrolase, whose translation MSNLGSLSVIFDLDGTLVDSEPNYYEAGRQTLAGQGVTDFTWTDHERYVGISTQETIALWKERYALESPLDVLLADKNRRYLELARASTPVYPEMRKFLELLAGDGVPMAVASGSSREAIEAILAGTGLSAYLRTVVSAEEVASGKPAPDVFLEAARRLGAVPGDCVVLEDAAPGAAAAHAAGMRCIAVPYVAGQADDPAFATVGLLLRGGQAEFTARAAHEWLRRWGGEV comes from the coding sequence ATGAGCAATCTCGGCAGCCTTTCGGTCATCTTCGATCTCGACGGAACACTCGTGGACAGCGAGCCGAACTACTACGAGGCGGGACGGCAGACGCTCGCCGGGCAGGGCGTCACGGACTTCACCTGGACGGACCACGAGCGGTACGTCGGTATCAGCACGCAGGAGACGATCGCGCTCTGGAAGGAGCGGTACGCCCTGGAGTCCCCGCTCGACGTACTGCTCGCGGACAAGAACCGGCGCTATCTGGAGCTGGCCCGCGCGTCCACCCCGGTCTACCCGGAGATGCGGAAGTTCTTGGAGCTGCTGGCCGGGGACGGTGTGCCGATGGCCGTGGCCTCGGGTTCCTCTCGCGAGGCCATCGAGGCGATCCTGGCGGGCACGGGGCTGTCCGCGTATCTGCGGACGGTCGTCTCGGCGGAGGAGGTCGCCTCCGGCAAGCCCGCTCCCGATGTCTTCCTGGAGGCGGCGCGGCGGCTCGGCGCGGTTCCTGGGGACTGCGTGGTCCTCGAAGATGCCGCACCTGGGGCCGCCGCGGCGCACGCGGCCGGGATGCGGTGCATCGCGGTCCCGTACGTCGCGGGGCAGGCCGATGATCCGGCGTTCGCCACGGTGGGGTTGCTTCTGCGGGGCGGGCAGGCCGAGTTCACGGCTCGGGCCGCGCACGAGTGGCTCCGCCGGTGGGGCGGGGAGGTGTAG
- a CDS encoding Lrp/AsnC family transcriptional regulator, with translation MAVDELDTRILRLLMEQPRTSVREYARTLGIARGTLQARLDRLERDGVITGTGPSLSPAALGHPVLAFVHIEVTQGHLDDVGDALAAVPEIIEAFSITGGGDLLTRVVARDNGHLEDVIQALISLPGVVRTRTEVALRERVPQRMLPLVESIGRTARG, from the coding sequence ATGGCCGTGGACGAGCTCGACACCCGCATCCTGCGGCTGCTCATGGAGCAGCCGCGCACCAGCGTGCGCGAGTACGCGCGCACCCTCGGCATCGCCCGCGGCACCCTGCAGGCACGGCTCGACCGGCTGGAGCGGGACGGCGTCATCACCGGTACGGGTCCCTCGCTCTCCCCCGCCGCGCTCGGGCACCCGGTGCTCGCGTTCGTGCACATCGAGGTCACCCAGGGGCATCTCGACGATGTGGGGGACGCGTTGGCGGCCGTGCCGGAGATCATCGAGGCGTTCTCGATCACCGGCGGCGGGGATCTGCTGACGCGGGTCGTCGCGCGGGACAACGGACACCTGGAGGACGTGATCCAGGCGTTGATCAGCCTGCCGGGCGTCGTCCGCACCCGGACCGAGGTGGCGCTGCGCGAGCGGGTGCCGCAGCGGATGCTGCCGTTGGTGGAGTCGATCGGACGTACGGCCCGGGGTTGA
- a CDS encoding FUSC family protein yields the protein MFMAPDPGLARLWISLRAVLGIGLAVAASELAGLSLPASITGGLAALLALFTVGDPTVRGQAVTTALLPVVGFPVLALAATLHSVPTVRDAIWLAVIFCGVYARRWGLRGHALGIFAFMTFFITQFLHAVPGQLPQLYAAMAMALAASSVVRFGVWCIERRTPPPVTPAAPAGRGLSRPTTRQAFQATAACAFAIAAGQVLSHERWYWAVGTAWWIFVNTSSRGETLVRGFRRVVGTVTGIVAGLLIAVPLDGAPAPTAAIVAVCVWGIFYTAALSYSWMMFFVTVMAGLLYGLLGVLHPGLLGLRLAETAAGALGAALAVALILPVTTHAVTDRWVGQAVRAVHECTAAAARRLAGDRDADPAPRAAELEAMLGRVRFALAPLVHPLNPMRARKTRARQVLALLDDCARETRGLAAVAADPDASYDARLTAACGRVEAAVEVLVGAVPERAVTTAEGALGHHSAARGHHPGAEQALAHLHGLERALAALATPLRASSAASA from the coding sequence ATGTTCATGGCTCCGGATCCGGGCCTGGCACGGCTGTGGATCTCGCTGCGGGCGGTGCTCGGCATCGGTCTCGCGGTGGCCGCGTCGGAGCTGGCCGGACTCTCGCTGCCCGCCTCGATCACGGGCGGTCTCGCCGCGCTCCTCGCGCTGTTCACGGTCGGCGACCCGACCGTGCGCGGCCAGGCGGTCACCACCGCCCTGCTGCCCGTCGTCGGCTTTCCCGTGCTCGCCCTCGCGGCCACACTGCACTCGGTGCCGACCGTGCGCGACGCGATCTGGCTCGCCGTGATCTTCTGCGGTGTGTACGCCCGCCGCTGGGGACTGCGCGGCCACGCGCTCGGCATCTTCGCGTTCATGACCTTCTTCATCACGCAGTTCCTGCACGCCGTACCCGGCCAACTCCCGCAGCTGTACGCCGCGATGGCGATGGCGCTGGCGGCGTCCTCGGTGGTGCGTTTCGGCGTGTGGTGCATCGAGCGGCGCACTCCGCCGCCGGTCACGCCCGCCGCGCCGGCCGGCCGCGGGCTCTCCCGCCCGACCACCCGGCAGGCCTTCCAGGCGACGGCCGCCTGCGCGTTCGCGATCGCCGCGGGCCAGGTCCTCTCCCACGAGCGCTGGTACTGGGCCGTCGGTACCGCCTGGTGGATCTTCGTCAACACGTCCTCGCGTGGCGAGACCCTCGTACGCGGCTTCCGGCGCGTCGTCGGCACGGTCACCGGCATCGTGGCCGGACTGCTGATCGCCGTGCCGCTGGACGGCGCCCCCGCGCCCACCGCGGCGATCGTGGCGGTCTGCGTCTGGGGGATCTTCTACACCGCGGCTCTCTCGTACAGCTGGATGATGTTCTTCGTCACCGTCATGGCCGGCCTGCTCTACGGGCTGCTGGGCGTGCTGCACCCCGGCCTGCTGGGGCTGCGTCTCGCGGAGACCGCAGCCGGCGCGCTCGGTGCCGCGCTCGCCGTCGCGCTGATCCTGCCCGTCACCACGCACGCGGTCACCGACCGCTGGGTGGGCCAGGCCGTACGCGCCGTGCACGAGTGCACCGCGGCGGCGGCCCGACGCCTCGCGGGTGACCGCGACGCCGACCCCGCGCCGCGGGCGGCGGAACTGGAGGCGATGCTCGGCCGGGTCCGGTTCGCCCTCGCACCGCTCGTGCACCCACTCAACCCGATGCGGGCCCGCAAGACCCGGGCCCGTCAGGTGCTCGCCCTCCTCGACGACTGCGCCCGGGAGACACGTGGTCTCGCGGCCGTCGCCGCCGACCCGGACGCCTCGTACGACGCACGCCTGACGGCTGCCTGCGGGCGCGTCGAGGCGGCGGTGGAGGTCCTGGTCGGCGCGGTACCGGAACGCGCCGTGACGACGGCCGAGGGAGCCCTGGGCCACCACTCCGCGGCCCGGGGCCACCACCCCGGCGCCGAGCAGGCACTGGCCCACCTCCATGGCCTGGAGCGAGCGCTCGCCGCGCTGGCCACGCCCCTGCGCGCCTCGTCGGCCGCGAGCGCCTGA
- a CDS encoding lactonase family protein produces the protein MADGDGRRRRAYIGSFTAAGGLGVLTAAVDDESGALTLLGAVNSVADPSYLALSPGGDMLYAVSETADGAIAAYRLKGDEPSLAGPLVPVGGSGPTHLSLFDGHVLTANYGSGSVSAVPIRHDGSLATASGVLLHKGSGPHGQRQQGPHAHHVQPDPSRRWAVSVDLGTDSVRVCALRDGALTLRREFALRPGSGPRHLAFHPDGERAYVLNELAPTVTACHWDAVEGTLRPVGETSVLPDLPDGDAYPSGIVVSPDGRFLWTATRGQDVLSVLVPGAPGEGPRLVTTVPCGGTWPRALALDPTGRFLYVANERSGNVTWFEVDPATGVPKRGGSVKAPAASCVVLD, from the coding sequence GTGGCAGACGGCGACGGACGGCGGCGACGGGCCTACATCGGCTCCTTCACGGCGGCAGGGGGCCTCGGCGTCCTCACCGCGGCGGTGGACGACGAGAGCGGCGCACTGACACTGCTGGGCGCCGTGAACAGCGTCGCCGACCCCTCGTATCTCGCCCTGTCGCCCGGCGGGGACATGCTCTACGCGGTGAGCGAGACGGCCGACGGCGCGATCGCCGCCTACCGGCTGAAGGGCGACGAGCCGTCCCTGGCCGGCCCGCTGGTGCCGGTCGGTGGCAGCGGCCCCACCCACCTGAGCCTCTTCGACGGACACGTCCTGACGGCCAACTACGGCTCCGGCAGCGTCAGCGCCGTGCCGATCCGCCACGACGGGAGCCTCGCCACCGCCTCCGGTGTGCTGCTGCACAAGGGTTCAGGTCCGCACGGGCAGCGCCAGCAGGGCCCGCACGCCCACCACGTGCAGCCCGACCCGAGCCGCCGGTGGGCCGTGAGCGTCGACCTCGGAACCGACTCGGTACGCGTGTGCGCGCTGCGGGACGGGGCGCTCACACTGCGCCGGGAGTTCGCGCTGCGGCCCGGATCGGGGCCCCGTCACCTGGCGTTCCACCCGGACGGCGAGCGCGCGTACGTCCTCAACGAGCTCGCGCCGACCGTCACGGCCTGTCACTGGGACGCCGTCGAGGGAACGCTCCGGCCGGTCGGTGAGACGTCCGTGCTGCCGGACCTCCCCGACGGGGACGCCTACCCGTCCGGCATCGTCGTCTCGCCCGACGGGCGCTTCCTGTGGACCGCCACGCGAGGCCAGGACGTCCTCTCCGTGCTCGTGCCCGGCGCGCCCGGGGAAGGGCCCCGGCTGGTCACCACGGTGCCCTGTGGGGGCACCTGGCCGCGGGCCCTCGCCCTCGATCCGACCGGACGCTTCCTGTACGTGGCGAACGAGCGCTCGGGAAACGTCACGTGGTTCGAGGTGGACCCGGCCACGGGCGTGCCGAAGCGGGGCGGCTCGGTGAAGGCACCCGCGGCGTCCTGCGTGGTGCTCGACTAG
- a CDS encoding sirohydrochlorin chelatase translates to MSSPTGPASGLPVRMPRPRQPGRHRRPEPLAAPEGAPALVLAVPGMPSAATRSLAEEVVSIARSELPGLDGRIGYLDGDDSEFPTLQSVLAHASEERIARFEQARAAGVDAVEPDGPVAVVVPLLAGPDGALLRRVRQAVMDSRVAAELTDVLGPHPLLAEGLHVRLSEAGLARADRARLFTVATAADGIILASVGGDEAVQAAGITGMLLAARLAVPVMAAALDEDGAIAATAEQLRSSGSQQLALAPYLIGPELDAGLLDAAAKEAGCSAAEALGPYPAIGKLALAKYTSALGIAPPQPQGAPVR, encoded by the coding sequence ATGAGCTCCCCCACTGGGCCCGCGTCCGGCCTGCCAGTACGAATGCCGCGACCCCGCCAGCCCGGCCGGCACCGCCGACCGGAACCGTTGGCGGCTCCCGAGGGCGCGCCCGCGCTCGTCCTCGCGGTGCCGGGCATGCCCAGCGCCGCCACCCGCAGCCTCGCCGAGGAGGTCGTGAGCATCGCGCGCTCCGAGCTTCCCGGCCTCGACGGCCGGATCGGGTACCTCGACGGGGACGACTCGGAGTTCCCCACGCTCCAGTCCGTACTCGCGCACGCCTCCGAGGAGCGCATCGCGCGCTTCGAGCAGGCCCGCGCCGCCGGTGTGGACGCGGTGGAGCCCGACGGCCCCGTCGCCGTGGTCGTGCCGCTGCTCGCGGGCCCGGACGGCGCGCTGCTGCGCCGGGTCCGCCAGGCCGTCATGGACAGCCGCGTGGCGGCCGAGCTGACCGATGTGCTCGGCCCGCACCCGCTGCTCGCCGAGGGGCTGCACGTGCGGCTGTCCGAGGCGGGTCTGGCCCGCGCCGACCGCGCCCGGCTGTTCACCGTGGCGACGGCCGCGGACGGCATCATCCTGGCGTCCGTGGGCGGCGACGAGGCCGTGCAGGCGGCCGGGATCACCGGCATGCTGCTCGCCGCGCGGCTCGCGGTGCCCGTGATGGCCGCGGCGCTCGACGAGGACGGCGCGATCGCGGCCACCGCCGAGCAGCTGCGCTCCTCGGGCTCGCAGCAGCTGGCGCTCGCCCCGTACCTGATCGGTCCCGAGCTCGACGCGGGTCTGCTCGACGCCGCCGCGAAGGAGGCGGGCTGCTCCGCCGCCGAGGCGCTGGGCCCGTACCCGGCGATCGGCAAGCTGGCGCTCGCGAAGTACACCTCGGCGCTGGGCATCGCGCCTCCGCAGCCGCAGGGCGCGCCGGTCCGCTGA